One Pichia kudriavzevii chromosome 3, complete sequence genomic window carries:
- a CDS encoding uncharacterized protein (PKUD0C08860), which yields MASNRKKKEKKKDFVKPKLKVGKAAHNPANHTSTEFKAKRINITSSTKHLINHGDPTTEYLKKLSILRKVTANLNSRKEILAEFLDILKRDPFQETNKLPLDDLIKVIKALLFDQSKKIRHDARAILEELIRNHNNLIILNHDSIMLYVFSAMTHLKPTIRQDSILAINLIINGGEKLKNLTISNHWIRIWKNILVLMNWKKENKSYTDSNDFKDFNGMRFDQLSFISSLLKDGCFPREEYDGEGNSKKNREDTIQIHDLLNTYMIKPNMSMLYRNLKLFGNISVSSKNPKADELADTTLCEDVDDRVKSFYEGFYNSVSKGISDFTKVDDNKLVVISNKILNQLLEIEKLYKAISD from the coding sequence ATGGCCTCCAAtagaaagaagaaggaaaagaagaaggatttTGTCAAACCAAAATTAAAAGTTGGAAAAGCAGCCCATAACCCTGCCAATCACACTTCAACCGAGTTTAAGGCAAAACGTATAAACATTACATCTTCCACCAAACATCTTATAAACCACGGCGACCCAACCACcgaatatttgaagaagcttTCAATATTGCGTAAGGTAACGGCAAATCTCAATTCACGGAAGGAAATACTTGCAGAATTCTTGGATATTCTAAAGAGAGATCCGTTTCAGGAAACTAATAAATTACCATTGGACGATTTGATCAAAGTCATAAAAGCCCTGCTGTTTGATCAGTCTAAGAAGATCAGACATGACGCTAGAGCCATTCTAGAGGAGTTGATTAGAAACCACAACAACTTAATAATCTTGAATCACGATTCCATAATGCTCTATGTATTTAGTGCTATGACACACTTGAAACCAACAATTAGACAGGATTCCATTTTGGCAATTAACTTGATAATTAATGGGGGTGAAAAGCTCAAGAATCTAActatttcaaatcattggatcagaatttggaaaaatattttggttctaatgaattggaaaaaggaaaacaaatcGTATACCGATTCGAAcgatttcaaagatttcaatGGTATGAGATTCGACCAACTGTCATTCATATCTAGTTTACTAAAAGATGGTTGTTTCCCTCGAGAAGAATATGATGGGGAAGGAAACAGCAAGAAAAATCGAGAAGATACTATTCAGATCCATGATTTGCTAAACACTTATATGATAAAACCAAACATGAGTATGCTATACCGCAATCTAAAGCTATTTGGTAATATATCAGTGTCTTCGAAAAATCCCAAAGCTGATGAATTGGCTGATACCACATTATGTGAGGATGTCGATGATAGAGTCAAATCTTTCTACGAGGGATTCTACAACTCTGTCTCCAAGGGAATTTCCGATTTCACTAAGGTCGATGACAACAAACTAGTGGTTATATCCAATAAAATCTTGAATCAATTGctagaaattgaaaaactctaTAAAGCTATCTCGGACTGA
- a CDS encoding uncharacterized protein (PKUD0C08863), producing MKILKTVGNRRNGNFSNNGINSKWVPTRGVKVKKVPLGMERGKLNKSGGKGNNWAWTIEWLLIDENKKVIDRYVKYKSGESSILRTIVPRAWICGGDEYTILFKDLESGVFEVVDKDAKLSEVLLNKLVIEFPTMYMFKGDSSIITREKVLDDDLSSGSSDSDASSDSSSDSSSDSSSDSSSDSSSDSDTPPEESSSKPLET from the coding sequence ATGAAAATACTGAAGACAGTAGGTAATCGCAGAAATGGGAATTTTAGTAATAATGGAATTAATTCAAAATGGGTACCCACCAGAGGGGTCAAAGTGAAGAAAGTTCCATTGGGAATGGAGAGGGGGAAACTTAATAAGAGTGGCGGGAAGGGGAATAATTGGGCATGGACCATTGAATGGTTGCTAATcgatgaaaataaaaaggtTATAGATCGGTACGTCAAATATAAGTCAGGCGAATCTAGCATTCTGAGAACGATAGTACCTAGGGCATGGATATGCGGAGGAGATGAATACACAATTTTGTttaaagatttggaaagtGGGGTGTTTGAAGTGGTTGATAAGGATGCCAAGTTAAGCGAAGTTTTACTCAATAAGTTGGTTATTGAATTTCCCACGATGTATATGTTCAAGGGAGACAGTAGTATCATAACTAGAGAGAAGGTATTGGATGATGATCTTTCTTCAGGGTCATCGGATTCCGATGCAAGTTCTGACTCAAGTTCTGACTCAAGTTCTGACTCAAGTTCTGACTCAAGTTCTGACTCAAGTTCCGACTCAGATACACCACCTGAAGAATCTAGTTCTAAACCTTTAGAAACATAA
- a CDS encoding uncharacterized protein (PKUD0C08865; Pfam Domains: FDX-ACB(8.4e-30)) codes for MYPLCLMSLDKRFISQFKENQISIFKPYSKYPGSQRDISFWLPKTEDGNLVKLHENDLMEIVRENAGDLVESVKLTDEFVHPKTGKHSQTYRINYQSMDRNITNDEVNVMNDKTREELVEKFGVQLR; via the coding sequence aTGTATCCCTTGTGCTTAATGTCACTAGATAAAAGATTTATCTCTCAATTCAAAGAGAACCAAATTTCAATCTTCAAACCATATTCCAAGTACCCGGGATCTCAGAGAGACATTTCCTTTTGGTTACCAAAAACCGAAGATGGAAATCTCGTCAAACTtcatgaaaatgatttgaTGGAAATTGTTCGTGAAAATGCTGGAGATTTGGTTGAAAGTGTCAAATTAACAGATGAATTTGTCCATCCAAAAACCGGAAAACATTCTCAAACCTACCGTATTAATTATCAGTCCATGGACCGTAACATAACTAACGACGAAGTAAATGTAATGAATGATAAAACCAGGGAAGAGCTTGTTGAGAAGTTTGGTGTTCAGTTACGTTGA
- a CDS encoding uncharacterized protein (PKUD0C08870; similar to Saccharomyces cerevisiae YPR048W (TAH18); ancestral locus Anc_3.329) — MVAKMTKPDILVLYGSETGTAQDFAYSLAHRIRYLKLNPLVCSMDSLDLELLFEVNTLLLVCSTTGQGQLPKNCRKFFRFLMQKKLPPDFFEHLKFSTCGLGDSSYVMYNLAARKLHARLRQLGAVELCPRVECDEQSPQGQEAFYETWEKVVFDVLKKRYADKISVIPSDTVLSPVRKLKVLENREELKIENIPSIERTDPQNKLIKIKLNKIERITDESHFQEVVHVTLGNSETPLKYKVGDCVSLYPENDPKDVQSFINLQGWNDIADKPLQLDIPPQMDPDGGWVKNMTLRSLLTYHLDIMAVPPRTFFQTSWHFASDKRESEKLQELGKYSESEQLYNYANRPHRSILEVVQEFFSLKIPLDQVLEIIPLIRPRQYSICNIPNSSTVELAVAIVEYSTIIRRVRKGLCTSWLKRLKTSDTIIVSLSLNELKIPRSDMILVGPGTGIAPIRSIIQQNDINHSKGNDGHEYLLFTGHRNREKDYLFGEEWPKMKGLKVIDSFSRQGGGYVQDTIWKNKEIVGQMLKRGAGVYLCGSSGKMPTQVRLTIQHVLQEIYDWDLEQVKAELLKMEKQGRFIQETW; from the coding sequence ATGGTAGCCAAAATGACGAAGCCAGACATTCTTGTTCTATATGGGTCTGAAACAGGGACTGCTCAAGACTTTGCATATTCTTTAGCTCACAGAATCCGTTATTTAAAATTAAATCCTTTAGTATGTTCCATGGATTCACTTGATTTGGAGCTTTTATTTGAAGTCAATACCTTATTATTGGTCTGTTCTACAACAGGACAGGGACAACTTCCAAAAAACTGCAGAAAATTCTTCAGGTTCTTAATGCAAAAGAAATTACCCCCTGACTTTTTTGAGCATCTAAAATTTTCGACTTGTGGGTTAGGAGATTCATCCTACGTCATGTATAACCTAGCGGCAAGGAAACTACACGCCAGGTTGAGACAACTTGGTGCTGTTGAATTATGCCCGAGGGTTGAGTGTGATGAGCAGTCTCCTCAGGGCCAAGAAGCATTTTATGAAACGTGGGAAAAAGTGGtttttgatgttttgaagaaaaggtaTGCTGATAAAATAAGTGTAATACCGAGTGATACAGTTTTGAGCCCTGTTCGCAAATTAAAGGTTCTAGAGAATCGAGAGGAGCTTAAAATCGAAAATATTCCGTCGATCGAACGTACCGATCCACAAAATAAATTAATCAAGATAAAGCTCAATAAAATTGAGAGAATTACAGATGAATCTCATTTCCAGGAAGTTGTCCATGTGACATTAGGTAACTCTGAAACCCCCCTAAAGTATAAGGTTGGTGATTGTGTATCTCTTTATCCAGAGAATGATCCAAAAGATGTCCAATCATTTATCAATTTGCAAGGGTGGAATGATATTGCTGACAAACCGTTACAACTTGATATCCCCCCTCAGATGGATCCAGATGGAGGCTGGGTCAAAAACATGACTCTGAGATCATTATTGACTTACCATTTAGATATAATGGCTGTTCCTCCACGAACTTTCTTTCAAACATCGTGGCATTTTGCGTCTGACAAACGTGAATCTGAAAAACTGCAAGAGTTAGGGAAATATTCAGAATCTGAGCAGTTGTATAATTATGCAAATAGACCGCATAGAAGTATATTGGAAGTTGTTCAGGAATTCTTTTCCTTAAAAATTCCCCTTGATCaagttttggaaataatTCCACTAATCAGACCAAGACAATACAGCATTTGCAACATTCCAAATTCTAGCACTGTAGAATTGGCTGTGGCAATTGTTGAATACAGCACCATCATTCGTCGTGTGAGGAAAGGTCTATGCACAAGTTGGTTGAAGAGGCTGAAAACCAGTGACACAATCATTGTATCGCTGAGTTTGAACGAGCTTAAAATCCCACGTTCTGATATGATTTTAGTTGGCCCGGGTACTGGTATCGCTCCAATCAGAAGTATTATCCAACAAAATGATATTAACCATTCAAAGGGAAATGATGGACACGAGTATTTACTATTTACTGGCCATagaaatagagaaaagGACTATCTTTTTGGTGAAGAATGGCCAAAAATGAAAGGATTGAAGGTTATAGATAGTTTTTCACGTCAAGGTGGTGGCTACGTTCAGGATACTATCtggaaaaataaagaaattgttggacaaatgttgaaaaggGGTGCAGGTGTATACCTCTGTGGGAGTTCCGGTAAGATGC